The following proteins are co-located in the Sphingobium sp. Z007 genome:
- a CDS encoding DUF736 domain-containing protein → MNIGTITQNASGTYTGKISTLTVAIVIALRTVQSNNPRAPKFEILALSAARQWVQVGALFELASNSTGETFLNGKIEDPSLDKPLYISAFRQEDGSYNIVWSRPNRRRDAPADTVASDDGLPPLPGADTPAAPAGAGTDGLGESSAEGAFGGEPGQAGGEPAQAGRRRRTPEMAD, encoded by the coding sequence ATGAACATCGGCACCATCACCCAGAACGCCAGCGGCACCTACACCGGCAAGATCTCGACGCTGACCGTGGCGATCGTGATCGCACTGCGCACCGTGCAGTCGAACAACCCGCGCGCGCCCAAGTTCGAGATCCTCGCCCTGTCGGCCGCCCGCCAGTGGGTGCAGGTCGGCGCGCTGTTCGAGCTGGCGTCCAACTCGACCGGCGAGACCTTCCTCAACGGCAAGATCGAAGATCCGAGCCTCGATAAGCCGCTCTACATCTCGGCGTTCCGCCAGGAGGACGGTTCCTACAACATCGTCTGGTCGCGGCCGAACCGTCGCCGCGATGCGCCCGCCGACACGGTCGCTTCCGACGATGGCCTGCCGCCGCTGCCGGGTGCGGACACGCCTGCCGCTCCCGCCGGTGCCGGCACCGATGGGCTCGGCGAATCCTCGGCGGAAGGTGCGTTCGGCGGCGAACCCGGTCAGGCCGGCGGCGAGCCTGCACAGGCCGGCCGTCGGCGCCGCACCCCCGAGATGGCCGACTGA